A region from the Silene latifolia isolate original U9 population chromosome 7, ASM4854445v1, whole genome shotgun sequence genome encodes:
- the LOC141593146 gene encoding uncharacterized protein LOC141593146, protein MTSLEAQSTTAALERRAAARLGAPLPPPTTTEPLPCPRCQSPDTKFCYYNNYNFSQPRYFCKSCRRYWTRGGALRDVPVGGGSRKSAKRSRTASPASSTSATSTVPLVPVDSMPIYSGEIGGESCGKFTTLLALGGYGLGLGLGLDLEEDRCSRYVGSSAQWIMRDSGYPYPMNVNGSYVGGIAGEGVCGEGGCMSNGVPTWHMEGVGGGEYYSSMPELAISTPTNDDVK, encoded by the coding sequence ATGACATCCTTAGAAGCTCAATCAACAACAGCCGCACTGGAGAGGAGAGCTGCCGCAAGACTGGGGGCACCGCTGCCGCCTCCTACCACAACTGAGCCCCTACCTTGTCCAAGATGCCAGTCCCCTGACACTAAATTCTGCTACTACAACAACTACAACTTCTCCCAACCCCGCTACTTCTGCAAATCCTGTCGCCGCTACTGGACTCGCGGTGGTGCTCTCCGTGATGTTCCTGTAGGCGGCGGCTCTCGCAAGTCTGCAAAGCGCTCTCGCACTGCCTCCCCTGCTTCATCCACCTCCGCCACGTCAACCGTGCCGCTCGTGCCGGTGGACAGCATGCCGATTTACTCGGGGGAGATTGGCGGGGAGTCGTGTGGGAAGTTCACGACATTACTGGCGTTGGGTGGGTATGGGCTTGGGCTTGGGCTTGGGCTGGACCTGGAGGAAGATAGGTGTAGTAGGTATGTTGGGAGTAGTGCGCAGTGGATAATGCGGGATTCTGGGTACCCCTACCCCATGAATGTTAATGGGAGTTACGTTGGCGGCATTGCTGGTGAGGGTGTTTGTGGGGAAGGTGGTTGCATGAGTAATGGTGTTCCAACATGGCATATGGAAGGTGTTGGTGGTGGGGAGTATTATTCGTCTATGCCGGAGCTTGCTATTTCCACACCAACCAATGATGATGTCAAGTAG